Proteins found in one Leishmania major strain Friedlin complete genome, chromosome 35 genomic segment:
- a CDS encoding conserved hypothetical protein (previous protein_id=AAZ14725.1), whose amino-acid sequence MEVVPNGHEAEVDAALGFRRFPNAPHMTHTVFRPSKNLTATFTTAASSSALGVHNTYQTLTPNALANLRVHRGLRVDDFPSRPHTPQDAKSATSLPPLLPADRLSVGSSDGLRERGTEVFREWVKAPTNSSTSSPNGAEGGDADAAAINGNAHGSLELVSTSAPAASRGTESGQSCTSALVPPATLVPAKTAFASSDHCPSVSVSPESLRLVRPKSSTASFTPLQAPEVSSAPTVDAALYRLRDVLMQAQRVLDKSQISGDARALPAPPAMPPEPAESAQHEQQTAVLLAQTSTGSPANEDVMPEDSLDCVSPLASTHAALYALSEAERRVGVPGAASPTFAAAKVADNVAVPDETRFMVLCAVSQPSAIMERRLRRRGPATRAPMEGLTSPPAHSLFGACAETGAMRTSSRRIAEVPSASAAVSASTVAQLTTAAGQLQRSSSPNAGGGEHPSLRAPAQRGSAEGSVSRHVHEDPSLIPGLAEFLRAGNPNSFTSLSAATHAAPPARAKASPSTRRPRRRSGPPAAADPSPAVLLGHSPSLLQRRGSSGTALSQADRAVTPSLHLPYAHTEGSATVADVSPRRGSARARRVDSTPSYAQPTLSWLSKGSEVSADQFPMSRVASPQTSPLKDPVTASRDAAPSEPALL is encoded by the coding sequence ATGGAGGTGGTGCCGAACGGGCACGAGGCCGAGGTAGACGCGGCGCTGGGATTTCGGCGTTTCCCAAATGCGCCGCACATGACACACACCGTCTTCCGCCCCTCAAAGAACCTGACCGCCACCTTTACCACGGCTGCGTCTTCATCGGCCTTGGGCGTCCACAATACCTACCAAACCTTGACGCCGAATGCCCTTGCAAACTTGCGCGTGCACAGGGGTCTCCGGGTCGATGACTTTCCTTCACGTCCGCATACGCCACAAGACGCCAAGTCCGCCACTTCACTGCCACCGTTGCTGCCGGCGGATCGTCTCTCGGTCGGGTCCAGCGACGGCCTTCGCGAAAGAGGAACTGAGGTGTTTCGAGAGTGGGTGAAGGCGCCCACGAACTCCTCTACATCCTCGCCTAACGGCGCTgagggcggcgacgcagatgCGGCTGCGATCAACGGCAATGCGCACGGCTCTCTTGAACTCGTCAGCACGTCAGCGCCGGCGGCTTCACGGGGCACAGAGAGCGGGCAGAGTTGCACCTCTGCGTTGGTGCCGCCCGCGACGTTAGTCCCGGCGAAGACGGCGTTCGCGTCGTCGGATCACTGCCCGTCGGTATCCGTCTCGCCGGAATCGCTGCGTCTCGTACGGCCAAAGAGCTCAACGGCTTCTTTCACCCCGTTGCAGGCACCGGAAGTATCCAGTGCGCCCACGGTGGACGCAGCTCTGTACCGCTTACGTGACGTACTGatgcaggcgcagcgcgtACTGGATAAATCACAGATATCCGGGGATGCCCGTGCACTTcccgcgccgccggcgatgcCACCCGAGCCTGCGGAGTCAGCACAGCACGAACAACAGACGGCAGTCCTTCTGGCCCAAACGTCCACTGGCTCGCCCGCTAACGAGGATGTGATGCCGGAGGACTCACTAGATTGCGTATCGCCCCtcgccagcacgcacgcagcactCTATGCTTTATCCGAAGCAGAGCGGCGAGTGGGTGTGCCTGGCGCGGCTTCGCCAACGTTTGCCGCCGCTAAGGTGGCGGATAACGTCGCGGTGCCCGACGAAACCCGCTTTATGGTGTTGTGCGCCGTCAGTCAACCGTCAGCAATCATGGAGCGCCGtctccgtcgccgcggaCCAGCAACAAGAGCGCCTATGGAAGGACTGACCTCTCCTCCGGCTCATTCGCTGtttggcgcgtgcgcagagaCAGGGGCGATGCGCACGTCTTCACGCCGCATCGCCGAGGTGCCAAGCGCTTCGGCCGCCGTGAGTGCATCCACTGTGGCGCAACTGACAACAGCGGCAGGCCAACTTCAgcgctcgtcgtcgcccaACGCAGGTGGCGGTGAGCATCCCAGCTTGCGCGCACCCGCGCAGCGAGGTTCAGCTGAGGGGTCCGTGAGCCGTCACGTGCACGAGGATCCGTCGCTGATTCCGGGACTCGCCGAGTTTTTGCGGGCTGGAAACCCCAACAGCTTTACTTCCCTCAGCGCAGCTACCCatgccgcgccgcctgcacgggcgaaggcgtcgccgtcaacacgccgccctcgccgccgctctgGACCCCCTGCCGCAGCCGATCCCTCTCCTGCTGTGTTGCTCGGTCATTCACCATCGTTGTTGCAACGCCGTGGCTCTAGTGGCACCGCACTGTCTCAGGCGGACCGTGCTGTGACCCCGTCGCTGCATCTGccatacgcgcacacagaggggAGTGCGACAGTAGCGGACGTCTCGCCACGCCGCGGATCTGCCCGTGCCCGCCGTGTAGACTCGACGCCTAGTTACGCGCAGCCGACACTGAGCTGGCTTTCCAAGGGGTCTGAGGTTTCTGCTGACCAGTTCCCGATGAGCCGCGTCGCCTCGCCGCAGACGAGCCCCTTGAAGGACCCGGTGACAGCGTCGCGTGACGCCGCACCAAGTGAACCGGCGCTACTGTAG
- a CDS encoding conserved hypothetical protein (previous protein_id=AAZ14726.1), which yields MLLSDAEAKITAVLKSLLDTPRTTYEVENLYQLNCERIAAVRAALADMSGDYVDQLCERCGEAEKQVQAKRAAGVASTAAADNAFSLDFALEEAEGQNEAEIESAISAAAHGSRRPKKSSGKEKSKKKEGEERHKKKEKRTLDDEPLVAPLPAGGGSCENNAADKATSSPSTRWVVLSRDDDLTSSEVLPALSTSDRVKCEAVPNTPLARVFFTEEVTRDGASCQCAVELYRCVVIAMRYGEPQLSWAECEKMMQSQVAAASKAGTIEDEGFDSRSAKRAGARSPKTSSDGDGEGAEDDSTSLVEEMTLSEQLIAQYDQAQQAEEEEEDADTLTLPRDISERFQQRLHGFTDEVWVILLCHGGYFAGGVFARGTCITHKAFQRYVVRKKQGGKQSSNAKDAGSYNSVGSQIRAVQEVKWRVDVRDILLDWMPYIQAASFILYAAPGPQNRAVLTDFSLLPAVASVGGRKGVSPIQLKDPRVSRVPLTTHRPTFEEVRRIYGVCSRCSLLYVRQEEAQERNTN from the coding sequence ATGCTGCTCAGCGATGCGGAGGCCAAGATcacggcggtgctgaagtCACTTCTGGACACCCCACGCACCACCTATGAGGTGGAGAACCTCTATCAGTTGAACTgcgagcgcatcgccgccgtccgcGCAGCACTGGCTGACATGAGTGGCGACTACGTTGATCAACTGTGCGAGAGGTGCGGCGAGGCAGAAAAGCAGGTGCAGGCGAAGCGCGCCGCCGGTGTGGCCagcacggccgccgctgacaACGCCTTCTCCCTCGACTTTGctctggaggaggcggagggacAAAATGAGGCGGAAATCGAGTCGGCGATAtccgcggcagcacacggCAGCAGGCGACCAAAGAAGTCAAGTGGAAAGGAAAAGTCcaagaagaaagagggggaggagaggcacaAGAAGAAGGAGAAACGGACTTTGGATGATGAGCCGCTCGTGGCACCACTCcctgccggcggcggcagctgcgaaAACAACGCTGCTGACAAGGCTACATCGTCTCCGTCGACGAGGTGGGTGGTGCTGTCCCGCGATGACGACCTCACCAGCAGCGAAGTTCTGCCAGCGCTGTCGACGAGTGATCGGGTAAAGTGTGAAGCGGTGCCAAACACTCCTCTAGCGCGAGTCTTTTTCACTGAGGAAGTGACCCGGGATGGCGCGTCGTGCCAGTGCGCGGTGGAGCTCTACCGGTGCGTGGTGATCGCCATGAGGTACGGCGAACCGCAGCTGAGCTGGGCGGAGTGCGAGAAGATGATGCAGTCTCAAGTAGCGGCGGCATCAAAAGCAGGCACCATCGAGGACGAGGGTTTCGACTCCCGCTCTGCGAAGCGCGCCGGTGCCAGATCGCCAAAGACGTCCTCGGATGGCGACGGTGAGGGCGCCGAAGATGACAGCACGTCGTTAGTTGAGGAGATGACCCTATCAGAGCAGCTGATCGCCCAGTATGATCAAGCAcagcaggcggaggaggaggaggaggacgcggaCACATTGACTCTTCCGCGTGACATCTCAGAGCGCTTCCAGCAGCGTCTTCATGGCTTCACAGACGAAGTGTGGGTCATTCTTCTCTGCCACGGCGGGTATTTTGCCGGCGGTGTATTCGCGAGAGGCACCTGCATCACTCACAAGGCGTTTCAGCGCTATGTAGTCCGCAAGAAGCAAGGCGGCAAGCAGTCCTCCAACGCGAAGGACGCGGGGAGCTACAACAGCGTCGGGTCCCAAATCCGCGCTGTACAGGAGGTAAAGTGGCGCGTCGATGTACGCGATATTCTGCTGGACTGGATGCCCTACATCCAGGCCGCTTCTTTCATTCTCTACGCCGCCCCAGGCCCTCAAAACAGAGCTGTTCTAACCGActtttccctcctccccgcgGTGGCGTCGGTCGGGGGTAGAAAAGGCGTCTCGCCCATTCAGCTGAAGGACCCGCGAGTGAGCCGAGTGCCACTCACGACGCACCGACCCACCTTTgaggaggtgcggcgcaTCTATGGCGTATGCTCACGCTGCAGCTTACTCTACGTGCGACAAGAAGAGGCGCAAGAGCGAAACACAAACTAA
- a CDS encoding conserved hypothetical protein (previous protein_id=AAZ14727.1) yields the protein MSDYSSDDEDVVVLQVCANRHCQGIDDLEFDEETNQSYCGRCRALYARTETEGFRVLLSNDDLGLVKLIFDQFDENSRGFWTYKEWNAFQEVTERGSDDPIESSAALKEFFKEEYDIDISAHGKDGAVVLLVDLENMYGGYLYNNVDALVEDSEAMEYQGLLHTGVLE from the coding sequence ATGAGCGATTATTCCTCTGACGACGAAGACGTTGTGGTGTTGCAGGTATGTGCAAATCGACACTGCCAGGGCATCGATGACTTGGAATTCGACGAAGAGACAAACCAGAGCTACTGCGGTCGGTGTCGTGCGCTTTACGCCCGcacggagacggaggggTTTCGCGTTCTTCTGTCAAACGACGACCTCGGCCTAGTGAAGCTTATTTTTGACCAGTTTGATGAGAACAGCCGCGGCTTCTGGACTTACAAAGAATGGAATGCGTTTCAGGAGGTGACAGAGCGCGGCTCAGACGACCCGATAGAGTCTTCGGCTGCCTTGAAGGAGTTCTTCAAGGAGGAGTACGACATCGACATCAGCGCCCATGGCAAGGACGGAGCGGTAGTTCTTTTGGTGGATCTGGAAAACATGTACGGGGGCTATCTGTACAACAACGTAGACGCACTTGTGGAGGACAGCGAGGCCATGGAGTATCAGGGGCTTCTGCACACGGGCGTGCTGGAGTAG
- a CDS encoding conserved hypothetical protein (previous protein_id=AAZ14728.1) has product MSLFERPHRLMSVSSVVMGLKPETLREVDDYAVWMGKLRAELVRVYGEQFMQSEVSDITYATSDNPNHFSSCITEGLFEHLRSYKALLANTDSINKQLAERTELQQLIESSISQNTEGGKALRQQQRELRNVKDSIVQLTRQAAELKYQLACLSQQLTNVFKAEVVRVSFA; this is encoded by the coding sequence ATGAGCCTTTTCGAGCGTCCTCATCGCCTGATGTCGGTATCTAGTGTGGTGATGGGGCTGAAGCCGGAGACACTACGCGAGGTGGACGACTACGCGGTGTGGATGGGGAAGCTCCGCGCAGAGCTCGTCAGGGTTTACGGGGAGCAGTTCATGCAGTCCGAGGTGTCGGACATTACATACGCGACCAGCGACAACCCCAATCACTTTTCCTCTTGCATCACCGAGGGTCTCTTCGAGCATCTGCGTTCCTACAAGGCGCTGCTTGCAAACACTGATTCCATCAACAAGCAGCTGGCAGAGCGAacggagctgcagcaactCATAGAGTCTTCCATCAGCCAGAACACGGAGGGCGGCAAGGCTctccgtcagcagcagcgcgagctACGCAACGTGAAGGACAGTATCGTTCAGCTCACTcggcaggcggcggagctcaAGTACCAGCTGGCCTGCCTCTCGCAGCAGCTTACAAACGTCTTCAAGGCGGAAGTTGTCCGCGTCTCCTTTGCGTGA